In one window of Scyliorhinus canicula chromosome 17, sScyCan1.1, whole genome shotgun sequence DNA:
- the LOC119951366 gene encoding zinc finger protein 239-like, with amino-acid sequence MEKPWKCGDCGKGYKAPSELEIHRRSHTGERPFTCPECGKGFARLFNLQLHQRIHTQERPFTCSECGKGFTKSSNLKLHQRVHTGERPYTCSRCAKGFIDSSTLQKHQRVHTREKPFSCSDCGKGFAQSSHLQTHQRIHNGERPFTCSACGKGFTQLSNLLSHQRVHSGERPFTCSMCGKAFIDSSTLQRHQRVHTGEKPFTCSDCGKGFAQSYHLQTHQRVHTGEQPFTCPMCGKGFTQSSHLQTHQRVHSGERPFTCSVCGKGFICSSELLRHQGSHTD; translated from the coding sequence ATGGAGaagccatggaaatgtggggattgtgggaagggatacaaagccccatctgagctggaaattcatcgacgcagccacactggggagaggccgttcacctgccctgagtgtgggaagggattcgctcggtTATTTAACCTTCAgttacatcagcgaattcacacccaggagaggccattcacctgctctgagtgtgggaaagggTTCACCAAGTCATCCAACCTGAAgttacaccagagagttcacactggagaacgGCCATACACCTGCTCTCGGTGtgcgaagggattcattgattcatccactctacagaaacatcagcgagttcacaccagggAAAAGCCGTtctcctgctctgactgtgggaagggattcgctcagtcatcccacctgcagacacatcagcgaattcacaatGGGGAGCGGCCTTTTACTTGCTctgcgtgtgggaagggattcactcagttatccaacctgctgtcacaccagcgggttcacagtggggagaggccgttcacctgctccatgtgtgggaaagcattcattgattcatccactctgcagagacaccagagagttcacaccggggaaaagccgttcacctgctctgactgtgggaagggattcgctcagtcataccacctgcagacacaccagcgggttcacactggggagcagCCTTTTACCTGccccatgtgtgggaagggattcactcagtcgtcccacctgcagacacaccagcgggttcacagtggagagaggccgttcacctgctctgtgtgtgggaagggatttatttgtTCATCTGAGCTGCTAAGACACCAGGGCAGTCACACTGATTAG